The Nomascus leucogenys isolate Asia chromosome 4, Asia_NLE_v1, whole genome shotgun sequence genome includes the window GTCTGTGGTCAGTAACCCCGCGCTGCCATTTCAGGCCGGCTCGGGTCTCTAGACACCCCCTTTCCCGCCTCGACGTCCCTGGGGCATGGGGGAGGGACGCGACCTTCGGCTGGGGCCTGGGTGCGAGAAGGAGGCGTCGGTGGGAGGTGTCATTAAAGATCCAGCCCACCAGTACCACATCTGACCTGTAGAAGGGTATCCTGccatccctccttcctcctttacACACTTAGGGGAACACAGACTAGTCATTATCTGTCCTGCTACTGGTTCAGGCCAGGCTTGAGGCTGCCAGGAGTCCTGGATCTATGGTCCTCCCCAGCCTCATCTCAGTATCTAGTTTCAAGACCTTCATTTTGGAGGGGGAAACAGTCCAGAATCCACTGGTGGGTCTGTGGGAAACTGTAGTGGTCCTTGTGGCTCAGAGCTTGTGAGTGAAGGCATCTGGGAAGGAAGGTGATGATTTCTGTTCCAGTCTCAAACTGGATGCCCATCCTGCCTTAGTACTGGAGCAGGGTTGCTGCTGAAGAGGTAGCGTGACATCTAGATACACTTTTCAGTCCCTTTCTGCTTGGGACAGCAGCTGGGGAGAGGACTTTCTCTTGAAATGAAGAAGGACCAAGCAGTACATAGGAGCAGGTTCTTGCCAAGGGTGGGAGCTGGCAGGAGGCAGGTGGAGTGCCTTAGCCCCAGGACTTTTTCTGGGCAATGGTAGAACCTGGGTCGAGCCTGTTTTCAGCCACAGAGCCTGGTCCTCCTGCGGCTTGTCTCCTGTCCTGCCTTCTTCCTCCACCTTCTATTTCTCCGGTGGTGACTAAGCAGCCAGTGAGAGTGAAGGAAAAGTGAGCACCCTGCTCGGAGTGCCAGAACTGTGGGCTGGAGCCATGGCTCCTCTCCAGATTGGTGGAGTAGCCTGGTCCCAGGCCATGACTTCCTTGACCTGGTGCCCCCTCAGTGAGGCTTCCATCTGTGTGGGACTGTTACGGTGGGTATCTATGAGGCTTGGCCAGAAGTGGTTGCTGCTACTTGCATTATTTATTATCTCTTTAGAATAGCCTGAGAGTGTCCAGGGGTACTTCAGAGATGAGAAGATCCAGCTCTGTAGCATTAGTGTCCTGGGTTGCTGAGCCCTGGCTGTAGCTAAAGAGCAAGTTGTTGGGTCTTGGCAGTGATCACTGGCTTCTTTCCATTAGGCTCTCAGTTCCTTGCTGGAGAATTTGGCCACAAAGAGTTGCCAAGATAGCTGGGCCAGGAAGAAAGCGCCGCAGCCCTGACCCAGACGCTGTTGCCGACCCCGGGGCACTCTGGCTGTCGACCAAGCGCCTCAAGATGTCTGGTGGGGCCAGTGCCACAGGCCCAAGGAGAGGGCCCCCAGGACTGGAGGACGCCACTAGTAAGAAGAAGCAGAAGGATCGAGCAAACCAGGAGAGCAAGGATGGAGATCCTAGGAAAGGTGGGAGTGGCATTCCCAGAGTGCTTGTGGCCTTTTCTCCCTCCCATCTTATTGGTATACAGATTGGGGTTTGGGAGATGACTTTTTTGTTCTTCTCTCTGTCCTGGTCTGATGATGAGAGAAGAAGGACCCATGATAGCCTCAGTAGAGCCTCAGCTTTGAAGCCTGAGTACTTGGCTAAGATCCAGAAGATGGTGCTGTTGGGGAGcttgccttctttcctttttaaactttttttcttttttttgaatctgttctttctttttttcctttttttttttttgagatggagtctcattctgtagcccaggctggagtacagtggtgcaatatcggctcactgcaacctccacctcctggttcaggtgattctcctgcctcagcctcccaagtagctgggattacaggtgcatgccaccatgcaaggctaatttttttcggtttttttttgagacagtgtctcactctgtcatccaggctagagtgtagtggcatcttggctcactgcgggctctgcctcccaggttcaagcgattctgctgcctcagcctcccaagtagctgggattacaggtacgcaccatcatgcccagctaatttttgtatttttagtagagacggggtttcaccatgttggccagactggtcacaaactcctgacctcaggtgatccacccgcctcggcctctcagagtgctgggattgcaggtgtgaaccactgtgcctggccccttttttttttttttaaaggcagggtctcactcttgcacagactggagtgcagtgcaggtGTGATCGTAGCTTACTGCatcctcaaagtcctgggctcaagcagtcttcctacctcagcctcctccccatgcttgactaatttttcttatattttttttagagacagggtctcgatatgttgcccaggctggtcttgaacttctggcctcaggtgatccttctgcctcagcctcccgtgcagctgggatcacaggctcacgccaccatacccggctattcTTTCCTTCATCGTCAGGGTCAGCATCCACTCCTCGAGAGGAGCAGACCAAAGAGGGTCAGTAATGAATGGGCTTTTTGGATGctagggaaggggagggggcacTTGCACTTTGGCTCCCATCTGAAGCAGTTTCATTAGGCTGGGTCTCTGTTACCTGCTTATCACCATCAGGAGCTTGTGAAGACCCTCATGATCTCTTGGCTACTCCCCCTCCAGAGTTGTTGCTCGATTGGAGGCAGAGTGCAGAAGAGGTGATTGTCAAGCTTCGTGTGGGAGTAGGTCCCCTGCAGCTGGAGGATGTAGATGCTGCTTTCACAGATACGGACTGTGTGGTACGGTTTGCAGGTGTGTCCATCTGCCCTGAGCACAGTAGTATGTTTGAATCTTCTGATATCTCCTATCTTACCTCATGGACCCTGCTCTGTCCCCAGGTGGTCAGCAGTGGGGTGGTGTCTTCTATGCTGAGATAAAAAGCTCTTGTGCTAAAGTGCAAACCCGCAAGGGCAGTCTCCTGCACCTGACACTGCCCAAAAAGGTGCCTATGCTCACGTGGCCCTCCCTCCTGGTGAGTTCTAGTAGTACAGGGTTGGGTAGGGATACCCAGTGTAGTCGACAGGGCCTGACTGCTGTATCTTTGGCAGAAGAAACCTCTAGGGACCCAGGAGCTGGTGCCGGGGCTGCAGTGCCAGGAGAATGGGCAGGAACTGTCTCCCATTGCCCTGGAGCCAGGCCCTGAGCCCCACCGGGCTAAGCAGGAGGCCCGGAACCAGAAGCGGGCCCAGGGCCGTGGTGAGGTAGGCTCAGGGGCTGGCCCCGGGGCCCAGGCAGGGCCCAGCGCCAAGAGGGCTGTGCATCTCTGCAGAGGGCCAGAGGGGGAAGGGTCCAGGGATGACCCTGGACCCCAGGGTGATGCCCCACCCTTCGTGGCTGACCCAGCCACCCAGGTGAGAGCTGGGCACCTGTTTGGGTGTTAGGAGATGGGGGGAAAGGGTGTACACTGGAGTGGGAGCCACCTGGCAGATCCAGGGCTGATTCTGCCCACAATCTTGCCATTAATAGGTTGAGGCTGATGAACAGCTTTGCATACCACCGCTGAACCCCCAAgcctgccttctgggctcagagGAGAATTTAGCCCCTTTGGCAGGAGAGAAAGCAGTGCCTCCCGGGAATGACCCAGTCTCTCCAGCCATGGTCCGGTGCAGAAACCCTGGGAAAGATGACTGTGCCAAGGAGGAAATGGCAGTGGCAGCAGATGGTGCAACCTTGGTGGATGGTaaaggtgggggtgggcaggcagAGCCCTAGGTTGGGTTGCAAAGTTTGTAGGTGGGTAGAGAGTAGCAATAGGGTGGAACCTGTCCTGGTTGGGGCTGAGCCATGGTCTCAATATAGAGCCTGAGTCGATGGTGAACCTGGCATTTGTCAAGAATGACTCGTATGAGAAGGGCCCGGATTCAGTGGTGGTGCACGTGTACGTGAAGGAGATCTGCAGGGACACCTCAAGAGTACTTTTCCGTGAGCAGGACTTCACGCTCATCTTCCAGACCAGGTGGGTGGGCAGATGATGGGGCAAACAATGCCTCAGGTGGGACAATATGTCTCATGCTCTTCCTCTTGTCCTTCCTCCTATCCTGCTGTGCCTCTGCAGGGATGGAAACTTCCTGAGGCTGCACCCGGGCTGTGGGCCCCACACCATCTTCCGTTGGCAGGTGAAGCTCAGGTGGGTGGTGCCCGGCcccaccactgtgcctgtcctACCCCCACTGGGCTCCATCTCCCTGGCTCATCTATCCTGATGCTTATTCCTCCTAAGTCCCTGAGTTTAGCCTTTTCCCACAGGAATCTGATTGAGCCAGAGCAGTGCACCTTCTGTTTCACGGCTTCTCGCATCGACATCTGCCTTCGTAAGAGGCAGAGTCAGCGCTGGGGGGGCCTGGAGGCCCCGGCTGCACGAGGTCTGCACACGAGCTCCCTTCATTGCCCAATTCCACATGACCAGGACCCAAACCCCTGTCACATGCTGCTAACCACCAGCCCTCTCATTCCCCCTTTTTAAGGTGCAGTGGGTGGTGCAAAGGTTGCCGTGCCGACAGGTCCAACCCCTCTGGATTCAACCCCACCAGGAGgtgctccccaccccctgacaggccagGAGGAGGCCCGGGCTGTGGAGAAGGATAAATCCAAGGCACGATCTGAGGACACAGGGCTAGACAATGTGGCAACGCGCACACCCATGGAGCATGTAACCCCAAAGCCAGAGACACATCTGGCCTCGGTGAGAATTCTGGGGTGGGAAGGACGAAGAATGGAGGCTGGAGAGTCTTGGGGCTGTTCTCTCATGTTGTCTTTGCTCCCACAGCCCAAGCCTACATGCATGGTGCCTCCCATGCCCCACAGCCCAGTTAGTGGAGACAgcgtggaggaggaggaagaggaagagaagaaggtgTGTCTGCCAGGCTTCACTGGCCTTGTCAATTTAGGCAACACCTGCTTCATGAACAGCGTCATTCAGTCTCTGTCCAACACTCGGGAACTCCGGGACTTCTTCCATGgtgagggcagggcctggagcCTGGGTTATGGGCAGAGAGAGTGCCTTTGTTCCTCACACCTTTGCTCGACTACTATTCCTAGACCGCTCCTTTGAGGCTGAGATCAACTACAACAACCCACTAGGGACTGGTGGGCGTCTGGCCATTGGCTTTGCAGTGCTGCTTCGGGCGCTGTGGAAGGGCACCCACCATGCCTTCCAGCCTTCCAAGTTGAAGGTGATCTGTGACCACTGTCACCCTTggctggagggggtggggagggccagCCAGCTGGGTGTGCAGTGGGTGCTAGGGCTTCATGTTCACACCTTGGCTCCTGTATCCAGGCCATTGTGGCGAGTAAGGCCAGCCAGTTCACAGGCTATGCACAGCATGATGCCCAGGAGTTCATGGCTTTCCTGCTGGATGGGCTGCACGAGGACCTGAATCGCATTCAGAACAAGCCCTACACAGAGACCGTGGATTCAGATGGGCGGCCCGATGAGGTCAGGGTTAGGGACAGAGGGTGGGCATGTCTCATGAGCATCCCAGCCCCCACGACTCTTTGGTTCTCACCACTCTGCCTCTCAGGTGGTAGCTGAGGAAGCATGGCAGCGGCACAAGATGAGGAATGACTCTTTCATCGTGGACCTATTTCAGGGGCAGTACAAGTCAAAGCTGGTGTGCCCTGTGTGTGCCAAGGTGTGATGGGCTCCCCTGGAAAGAGGCCCCCTAGTTCAGCTCTGCTATTCTGGTCACATTAGGTTCAGAGGCATGTGCATCTTAAGGTGCTACAGGGCAAGGTTTGGGCAAAGAAGCTGGCAGGGAGGCCTTAGGATTCTATTTGGGCTGAAGAGCCCACTCAGGGTAGGCTTCCTGACTGAGGGAAAAGTGATGTTAGAGCTCAAAGGTGTTGTGGCAGGGTTGTGGGCACATGGGGTGCAAGTGTGAGGCAAATTCATAAAGTGAATAAGCTGAGTAGGGCTTTGAGTGCCAGAAAGAAGGATTGTTATTTCCTGGTGGTCCTCCTGCCCTGTCTAGTGTCCTGAAGCCTGAGAGTTTGCTGGTTGGCTGTGGGGGCCCTGAGAGCCATCAGAAGCCCTGGAATGGGCTCTTTGAGCATGAGCATCTTGTCTCCCACTCTGTGTGCAGCTACCCAGTGCCACCTCTACATCCACAGGTCTCCATCACTTTTGACCCGTTTCTTTATCTGCCGGTGCCCTTGCCACAAAAGCAAAAGGTTCTCCCTGTCTTTTATTTTGCCCGAGAGCCCCACAGCAAGCCCATCAAGGTGAGGAGTAAGCCCCTACCCTCTGGGCTGTTCTAGAGAACGTGGCCCACCTCCCTCACTGACTGCCCTTTTTGCCACAGTTCCTGGTGAGCGTCAGCAAGGAGAACTCCACTGCAAGCGAAGTATTGGACTCCCTCTCTCAGAGCGTTCATGTGAAGCCTGAGAACCTGCGTTTGGCGGAGGTATCTTTGTCCTTCCTTGGGCTATTacgtgtgtggatgtgtgtgtgtactcacCATAGACGTGTGTACAGTCATTGGCATCTACAGACATAcacatgggctgggcacagtggctcatgcctgtaatcccagcactttgtgaggctgaggtgggcagatcacttgagcccaggagtttgggaccagcctgggcaacttggtgaaacactgtctctacaagaaataaaaaaattagctgggcatggtggtacgtgcttatagtcccagctacttgggagactgaggcaagaggctcacttgagcccgggacgtggaggttgcagtgagcagagattgcaccacagcactccagcctgggtgacagagtgagactctgtctcaaaaataaataaatagataaaaaataaaaatagggccaggtgcggtggctcatgcctgtaatcccagtacttcgggaggccaaggcgggtggatcacaaggtcaggagatccagaccatcctggcttacatcgtgaaaccccacctctactaaaaatacaaaaaaagttagccgggcatggtggcacatgtctgtagtcccagctgctcaggaggctgaggcgggagaatcgcttgaacccgggaggcagaggttgcagtgagccgagatcgcgccactgcactccagcctgggtgacagagcgagactgtctcaaaaataaaataaaaatagacatacacATGAGTATGCCTGTGACTGTACAAAAACAGGTGATGTGCTGTTATTTTTTCTGTGCAACAGAAGTGCCCTCAGTTCCTAGCCATTATCAGGGTTTTATTCCCCTTTGTGGTGGTGGATCCCAActgcattttcctttttagaCAAGGAGCTTGAGCTGCAGGACTACCCCTATGTTCGCTCTGCTTCTCCCTCTGTCCTGCTGCTCTCTCCTTTTATCCCAGTTGTGTGTGCTAGCTCTCCCCAGGGGTTCCTAGCCTTTAGCCTGACAGTGTCGGCTTTCTCAGGGGTAAGAGTGGGGAGGAGGCTCTTTGAATGTGGACCCTCCATGATAATATGTTACAGTCTTATAAGGCTATGCCAGTTATAGCAGGGCAGAGTCCCTCAGTGTGGAGAGCTGGTGTGGTTGATATCTGCCTCACACCTGGTCTTTCAGGCCCTCTGATGCACCAGGCTCCTTATGGCATTGGGCACTGAGACGGGTGCCAGCAGAGGCATAAGCCTATTTGGGCCTACAGCCCTCACCACTGCCCACATAGACCCAAGGCAGGGCCAAGCCTTCTTAAACTCTCGGGCAGGGCTAGGGAAAGGGCTTATCCTCACGTGGGATCTGTGTGTTCTCTGTCCCCAGGTAATTAAGAATCGTTTCCATCGTGTGTTCCTACCCTCCCACTCACTGGACACTGTGTCCCCATCTGATATGCTCCTCTGCTTTGAGCTGCTATCCTCAGAGTTGGCTAAGGAGCGGGTAGTGGTGCTAGAGGTGCAACAGGTGAGTAGGGGCCAACCTGATGGCATAGGGCCCTGGTGGGTGGGGCACTCCTGCCTGGTCTTGCTGAGCCAGACGACCCACCCTAGCGCCCCCAGGTGCCCAGCGTCCCCATCTCCAAGTGTGCAGCCTGCCAGCGGAAGCAACAATCGGAGGATGAAAAGCTGAAGCGCTGTACCCGGTGCTACCGTGTGGGCTACTGCAACCAGTGAGGACCCCCATGGTCTCCCCTACCCTTTCTTTCCACCTTCCATGTGCCACCCTGCTCCTTCCCTTCACACCAGGGCACATATGCTTAAGCTTTCTACTTGCCACCCTACTTTACCAGGCTctgggggaggcagggctggCATGCCCAGTTCCCAGGGACTATGACTAGCCCCCAGTATGGAGTCATAGGAGATGGGGCTAAGGGCCTATCCTTGTCTTCCACTTCCCATCAGGCTCTGCCAGAAAACCCACTGGCCTGACCACAAGGGCCTCTGCCGACCTGAGAACATTGGCTACCCCTTCCTGGTCAGTGTACCTGCCTCACGCCTCACTTATGCCCGCCTTGCTCAGTTGCTAGAGGGCTATGCCCGGTAAGTGCCCAGTGGTTGGACTAGAGTGGTGTAGGTGGGGGCAGAGGTGCTAGATGAGCTGGTCAGGAGTCTTACTTGCCTTGCTCTCTGTTGCCAGGTACTCTGTGAGTGTATTCCAGCCACCCTTTCAGCCTGGCCGCATGGCCTTGGAGTCTCAGAGCCCTGGCTGCACCACACTGCTCTCCACTGGCTCCCTGGAGGTTGGGGACAGCGAGAGGGACCCCATTCAGCCACCTGAGCTCCATCTCGTGACCCCTATGGCTGAGGGGGACACAGGGCTTCCCCGGGTGTGGGCAGCCCCTGACCGGGGTCCTGTGCCCAGCACCAGTGGAATTTCTTCTGAGATGCTGGCCAGTGGGCCCATTGAGGTTGGCTCCTTGTCTGCTGGTGAGAGGGTGTCCCGACCCGAAGGTAAGATCCAGTGAAAGGCCCTGAGAGCTGGGGAGGAGGATAGGGGAGGATGGAGGGGGCTGTTGTTTAGGGCCTGGTGGGCCTGGTGAGGCCCTGATGGGCAGGGAAGCTTTAGATTATCATGTTCTCACACAGCTGCTGTGCCTGGGTACCAGCATCCAAGTGAAGCTATGAATGCCCACACACCCCagttcttcatctataaaattgacTCATCCAGCCGAGAGCAGCGGCTAG containing:
- the USP19 gene encoding ubiquitin carboxyl-terminal hydrolase 19 isoform X16, with the translated sequence MSGGASATGPRRGPPGLEDATSKKKQKDRANQESKDGDPRKETGSRYVAQAGLELLASGDPSASASRAAGITGSRHHTRLFFPSSSGSASTPREEQTKEGACEDPHDLLATPPPELLLDWRQSAEEVIVKLRVGVGPLQLEDVDAAFTDTDCVVRFAGGQQWGGVFYAEIKSSCAKVQTRKGSLLHLTLPKKVPMLTWPSLLKKPLGTQELVPGLQCQENGQELSPIALEPGPEPHRAKQEARNQKRAQGRGEVEADEQLCIPPLNPQACLLGSEENLAPLAGEKAVPPGNDPVSPAMVRCRNPGKDDCAKEEMAVAADGATLVDEPESMVNLAFVKNDSYEKGPDSVVVHVYVKEICRDTSRVLFREQDFTLIFQTRDGNFLRLHPGCGPHTIFRWQVKLRNLIEPEQCTFCFTASRIDICLRKRQSQRWGGLEAPAARVGGAKVAVPTGPTPLDSTPPGGAPHPLTGQEEARAVEKDKSKARSEDTGLDNVATRTPMEHVTPKPETHLASPKPTCMVPPMPHSPVSGDSVEEEEEEEKKVCLPGFTGLVNLGNTCFMNSVIQSLSNTRELRDFFHDRSFEAEINYNNPLGTGGRLAIGFAVLLRALWKGTHHAFQPSKLKAIVASKASQFTGYAQHDAQEFMAFLLDGLHEDLNRIQNKPYTETVDSDGRPDEVVAEEAWQRHKMRNDSFIVDLFQGQYKSKLVCPVCAKVSITFDPFLYLPVPLPQKQKVLPVFYFAREPHSKPIKFLVSVSKENSTASEVLDSLSQSVHVKPENLRLAEVIKNRFHRVFLPSHSLDTVSPSDMLLCFELLSSELAKERVVVLEVQQRPQVPSVPISKCAACQRKQQSEDEKLKRCTRCYRVGYCNQLCQKTHWPDHKGLCRPENIGYPFLVSVPASRLTYARLAQLLEGYARYSVSVFQPPFQPGRMALESQSPGCTTLLSTGSLEVGDSERDPIQPPELHLVTPMAEGDTGLPRVWAAPDRGPVPSTSGISSEMLASGPIEVGSLSAGERVSRPEAAVPGYQHPSEAMNAHTPQFFIYKIDSSSREQRLEDKGDTPLELGDDCSLALVWRNNERLQEFVLVASKELECAEDPGSAGEAARAGHFTLDQCLNLFTRPEVLAPEEAWYCPQCKQHREASKQLLLWRLPNVLIVQLKRFSFRSFIWRDKINDLVEFPVRNLDLSKFCIGQKEEQLPSYDLYAVINHYGGMIGGHYTACARLPNDRSSQRSDVGWRLFDDSTVTTVDESQVVTRYAYVLFYRRRNSPVERPPRAGHSEHHTDLGPAAEAAASQASRIWQELEAEEEPVPEGPGPLGPWGPQDWVGPLPRGPTTPDEGCLRYFVLGTVAALVALVLNVFYPLVSQSRWR
- the USP19 gene encoding ubiquitin carboxyl-terminal hydrolase 19 isoform X17, which codes for MSGGASATGPRRGPPGLEDATSKKKQKDRANQESKDGDPRKETGSRYVAQAGLELLASGDPSASASRAAGITGSRHHTRLFFPSSSGSASTPREEQTKEELLLDWRQSAEEVIVKLRVGVGPLQLEDVDAAFTDTDCVVRFAGGQQWGGVFYAEIKSSCAKVQTRKGSLLHLTLPKKVPMLTWPSLLKKPLGTQELVPGLQCQENGQELSPIALEPGPEPHRAKQEARNQKRAQGRGEVGSGAGPGAQAGPSAKRAVHLCRGPEGEGSRDDPGPQGDAPPFVADPATQVEADEQLCIPPLNPQACLLGSEENLAPLAGEKAVPPGNDPVSPAMVRCRNPGKDDCAKEEMAVAADGATLVDEPESMVNLAFVKNDSYEKGPDSVVVHVYVKEICRDTSRVLFREQDFTLIFQTRDGNFLRLHPGCGPHTIFRWQVKLRNLIEPEQCTFCFTASRIDICLRKRQSQRWGGLEAPAARVGGAKVAVPTGPTPLDSTPPGGAPHPLTGQEEARAVEKDKSKARSEDTGLDNVATRTPMEHVTPKPETHLASPKPTCMVPPMPHSPVSGDSVEEEEEEEKKVCLPGFTGLVNLGNTCFMNSVIQSLSNTRELRDFFHDRSFEAEINYNNPLGTGGRLAIGFAVLLRALWKGTHHAFQPSKLKAIVASKASQFTGYAQHDAQEFMAFLLDGLHEDLNRIQNKPYTETVDSDGRPDEVVAEEAWQRHKMRNDSFIVDLFQGQYKSKLVCPVCAKVSITFDPFLYLPVPLPQKQKVLPVFYFAREPHSKPIKFLVSVSKENSTASEVLDSLSQSVHVKPENLRLAEVIKNRFHRVFLPSHSLDTVSPSDMLLCFELLSSELAKERVVVLEVQQRPQVPSVPISKCAACQRKQQSEDEKLKRCTRCYRVGYCNQLCQKTHWPDHKGLCRPENIGYPFLVSVPASRLTYARLAQLLEGYARYSVSVFQPPFQPGRMALESQSPGCTTLLSTGSLEVGDSERDPIQPPELHLVTPMAEGDTGLPRVWAAPDRGPVPSTSGISSEMLASGPIEVGSLSAGERVSRPEAAVPGYQHPSEAMNAHTPQFFIYKIDSSSREQRLEDKGDTPLELGDDCSLALVWRNNERLQEFVLVASKELECAEDPGSAGEAARAGHFTLDQCLNLFTRPEVLAPEEAWYCPQCKQHREASKQLLLWRLPNVLIVQLKRFSFRSFIWRDKINDLVEFPVRNLDLSKFCIGQKEEQLPSYDLYAVINHYGGMIGGHYTACARLPNDRSSQRSDVGWRLFDDSTVTTVDESQVVTRYAYVLFYRRRNSPVERPPRAGHSEHHTDLGPAAEAAASQASRIWQELEAEEEPVPEGPGPLGPWGPQDWVGPLPRGPTTPDEGCLRYFVLGTVAALVALVLNVFYPLVSQSRWR
- the USP19 gene encoding ubiquitin carboxyl-terminal hydrolase 19 isoform X8, whose translation is MSGGASATGPRRGPPGLEDATSKKKQKDRANQESKDGDPRKETGSRYVAQAGLELLASGDPSASASRAAGITGSRHHTRLFFPSSSGSASTPREEQTKEGACEDPHDLLATPPPELLLDWRQSAEEVIVKLRVGVGPLQLEDVDAAFTDTDCVVRFAGGQQWGGVFYAEIKSSCAKVQTRKGSLLHLTLPKKVPMLTWPSLLKKPLGTQELVPGLQCQENGQELSPIALEPGPEPHRAKQEARNQKRAQGRGEVGSGAGPGAQAGPSAKRAVHLCRGPEGEGSRDDPGPQGDAPPFVADPATQVEADEQLCIPPLNPQACLLGSEENLAPLAGEKAVPPGNDPVSPAMVRCRNPGKDDCAKEEMAVAADGATLVDGKEPESMVNLAFVKNDSYEKGPDSVVVHVYVKEICRDTSRVLFREQDFTLIFQTRDGNFLRLHPGCGPHTIFRWQVKLRNLIEPEQCTFCFTASRIDICLRKRQSQRWGGLEAPAARGAVGGAKVAVPTGPTPLDSTPPGGAPHPLTGQEEARAVEKDKSKARSEDTGLDNVATRTPMEHVTPKPETHLASPKPTCMVPPMPHSPVSGDSVEEEEEEEKKVCLPGFTGLVNLGNTCFMNSVIQSLSNTRELRDFFHDRSFEAEINYNNPLGTGGRLAIGFAVLLRALWKGTHHAFQPSKLKAIVASKASQFTGYAQHDAQEFMAFLLDGLHEDLNRIQNKPYTETVDSDGRPDEVVAEEAWQRHKMRNDSFIVDLFQGQYKSKLVCPVCAKVSITFDPFLYLPVPLPQKQKVLPVFYFAREPHSKPIKFLVSVSKENSTASEVLDSLSQSVHVKPENLRLAEVIKNRFHRVFLPSHSLDTVSPSDMLLCFELLSSELAKERVVVLEVQQRPQVPSVPISKCAACQRKQQSEDEKLKRCTRCYRVGYCNQLCQKTHWPDHKGLCRPENIGYPFLVSVPASRLTYARLAQLLEGYARYSVSVFQPPFQPGRMALESQSPGCTTLLSTGSLEVGDSERDPIQPPELHLVTPMAEGDTGLPRVWAAPDRGPVPSTSGISSEMLASGPIEVGSLSAGERVSRPEAAVPGYQHPSEAMNAHTPQFFIYKIDSSSREQRLEDKGDTPLELGDDCSLALVWRNNERLQEFVLVASKELECAEDPGSAGEAARAGHFTLDQCLNLFTRPEVLAPEEAWYCPQCKQHREASKQLLLWRLPNVLIVQLKRFSFRSFIWRDKINDLVEFPVRNLDLSKFCIGQKEEQLPSYDLYAVINHYGGMIGGHYTACARLPNDRSSQRSDVGWRLFDDSTVTTVDESQVVTRYAYVLFYRRRNSPVERPPRAGHSEHHTDLGPAAEAAASQGLGPGQAPEVAPTRTAPERFAPPVDRPAPTYSNMEEVD
- the USP19 gene encoding ubiquitin carboxyl-terminal hydrolase 19 isoform X9, with translation MSGGASATGPRRGPPGLEDATSKKKQKDRANQESKDGDPRKETGSRYVAQAGLELLASGDPSASASRAAGITGSRHHTRLFFPSSSGSASTPREEQTKEGACEDPHDLLATPPPELLLDWRQSAEEVIVKLRVGVGPLQLEDVDAAFTDTDCVVRFAGGQQWGGVFYAEIKSSCAKVQTRKGSLLHLTLPKKVPMLTWPSLLKKPLGTQELVPGLQCQENGQELSPIALEPGPEPHRAKQEARNQKRAQGRGEVGSGAGPGAQAGPSAKRAVHLCRGPEGEGSRDDPGPQGDAPPFVADPATQVEADEQLCIPPLNPQACLLGSEENLAPLAGEKAVPPGNDPVSPAMVRCRNPGKDDCAKEEMAVAADGATLVDEPESMVNLAFVKNDSYEKGPDSVVVHVYVKEICRDTSRVLFREQDFTLIFQTRDGNFLRLHPGCGPHTIFRWQVKLRNLIEPEQCTFCFTASRIDICLRKRQSQRWGGLEAPAARGAVGGAKVAVPTGPTPLDSTPPGGAPHPLTGQEEARAVEKDKSKARSEDTGLDNVATRTPMEHVTPKPETHLASPKPTCMVPPMPHSPVSGDSVEEEEEEEKKVCLPGFTGLVNLGNTCFMNSVIQSLSNTRELRDFFHDRSFEAEINYNNPLGTGGRLAIGFAVLLRALWKGTHHAFQPSKLKAIVASKASQFTGYAQHDAQEFMAFLLDGLHEDLNRIQNKPYTETVDSDGRPDEVVAEEAWQRHKMRNDSFIVDLFQGQYKSKLVCPVCAKVSITFDPFLYLPVPLPQKQKVLPVFYFAREPHSKPIKFLVSVSKENSTASEVLDSLSQSVHVKPENLRLAEVIKNRFHRVFLPSHSLDTVSPSDMLLCFELLSSELAKERVVVLEVQQRPQVPSVPISKCAACQRKQQSEDEKLKRCTRCYRVGYCNQLCQKTHWPDHKGLCRPENIGYPFLVSVPASRLTYARLAQLLEGYARYSVSVFQPPFQPGRMALESQSPGCTTLLSTGSLEVGDSERDPIQPPELHLVTPMAEGDTGLPRVWAAPDRGPVPSTSGISSEMLASGPIEVGSLSAGERVSRPEAAVPGYQHPSEAMNAHTPQFFIYKIDSSSREQRLEDKGDTPLELGDDCSLALVWRNNERLQEFVLVASKELECAEDPGSAGEAARAGHFTLDQCLNLFTRPEVLAPEEAWYCPQCKQHREASKQLLLWRLPNVLIVQLKRFSFRSFIWRDKINDLVEFPVRNLDLSKFCIGQKEEQLPSYDLYAVINHYGGMIGGHYTACARLPNDRSSQRSDVGWRLFDDSTVTTVDESQVVTRYAYVLFYRRRNSPVERPPRAGHSEHHTDLGPAAEAAASQGLGPGQAPEVAPTRTAPERFAPPVDRPAPTYSNMEEVD